A region of the Gemmobacter fulvus genome:
CTTGCCGCCCTTGCCCTGATCTGTCTTGCCGCCTGCACGCCTGAAGACCCGCCGCAAAGCCTGACGGCAGAGGCTTTGGCAAAGGAGTGGCGGCTTGTGTCGCTGAATGGCAGTGCCTTCACCGCACAGGCCACGCTGGATCTGCGCGACCCGGAACAGGCCAGCGGGCAGGCCCCCTGCAATCGCTGGTTTGCGGCACGGGGTGGTGTGCTGCCCGCGCTGACCCTTGGTCCGGTGGGGGCAACACGCATGGCCTGCCCCGACCTGCAGGCCGAGACGGCCTATCTGACGGCGCTGAGCCAGGTGGCGGCGGTTGCCGTGGCCGATGACAATCTGGTGCTGACCGGGGCCGACGGGATGCGCATGGAATTTGCCGCCACCCCTTGATGCGCAAAAATGACGGTTCTGCGACGGTTTGGCGCTGGCCCCCGCGTGGGAGAGTGTTAGCATCCGGTTAACGCAGGAGGAATCGTCATGCCGAAACTGATCCGTCTTTACATCACCAATGTCGCCATCGGCTTTGGCCTTGCGGTCATTTTCGTGGCCATGCTGGTGGCCTTTGACATCGCAAATCTGCGCCATCTGGTGCTGGAGACCGAAATGGGCTGGCTGGCCGCGATGATGATGGTGCTGTTCAACGGCGTGGTCTTTGCCGGGGCGCAGTTTGCCATCGCGGTGATGCGCATGGCGGACGATGATACGCCGCCGCGTGGGGGCCGTCCGGCGCGACTGACGGACCTGGTCCCGGTGCGGGTGACGGCCGCGCAGCCCGCCCGCCGCCCCGGTGTGCCCCGCCGCTGAGCGGGGCCGCTGACAAGATTGTGCAGGCCCGGTGGTGACACCGGGCTTTTTTGTTGCCGTTTCAATCTGTTGCCCCCAATCCACGCCCGCCGCCTGACCTAGGGGAAGCGAAGGGAACCGGGGTCTTTTTGGCAAGGCTTCGCGCATCAAAACCCGCGTTTTCGGCGGTAAAGCGCACCTTTTCGCGCAAAATCACACCGGGCCTTGAAGCCGTGCCCCCCCTGACCACCTGTCACTCACCACCGCGGCAGATGCGCTGCGGGTGTGATGTGCAAGTGAAAGGACACGACATGACAATGACCCTTCGTATCGCCGGCGTTTCCACGCTCGCCCTGCTGCTGGCCGGTGCCCCGGTTTTCGCACAGGCGACGCTGACCGGCACCGAGGCGCTGAATGACCGCCTTGATGACATCAATGAAGCGGTGACCGATGATCTGGAGCGTGCCGAAGACAACGCCCGTTTCGGCAACCCCGAATTCCAGCAGGGTCTGTCGGGTTCGGCCTCGCTTGGGTATTCGGGCAAGACCGGCAACAATGAATCGCAGGAATTCTCGGCCGGTGCGCGGATGCGTTATGCGCAGGGCAACTGGGTGCAGACCGTTGGCATCGCGCTTGATTTCGCCGATGTCGAAGGCGTGAAGTCGAAAGAAGACGTGTTCGGTGTCTATGATGCCAACTACTACTTCAACGACAGCTTCTACGGCTTCGTGCTGGGCCGCGTTGAAAGCAACGGTCTGGCCGCGACCGCCTCTGATACGCAGACCGACGCCTTCCTCGGCTTTGGTCCGGGCTACCGCGTGGTCAACACCCCTGACATGACCTGGCGTGTGCAGGCCGGTATCGGTGTGCGTTACGAAAAAGACGGTGCCGACAACAGCGAAACGGATACCGGCTACATCGCGTCGTCGCGCTTCTTCTACAAGTTCAACGAGAACATCTTTGCGACCAACGACACCGACATCCTGAAATCGGACTCGTCGCTGGCGATCAACAACGACCTCGGCGTGAACTTCAAGATGACCGATGCCTTCTCGACCCGTGTCAGCTATCTGACCGAGTATAACGACAGCCGCGCCATCCGCACCGACAACAAGCTTGGCGTGTCGCTCGTGATGGGTTTCTAAGGCCCGTCATCCCGTTCTGAATCTTTTTCATCACACTGGGGCAGGGAAACCTGCCCCTTCTTTTTTGCGTGATCGGGGAAAAGTGGCGGGCCCGCAGCAACCGTGGAGACAGGGTTTTCCCGAGAGCCAGAGGTCTCAGGTGGGTGCCAGGTAGCAGGACCAGGATCCTGCCAGAGCCAGCCCCCGTTCGGTTGCTTATCGGCCACTGGAAAAGAAGCCTCACACGAGAGGAGC
Encoded here:
- a CDS encoding DUF481 domain-containing protein, whose protein sequence is MTMTLRIAGVSTLALLLAGAPVFAQATLTGTEALNDRLDDINEAVTDDLERAEDNARFGNPEFQQGLSGSASLGYSGKTGNNESQEFSAGARMRYAQGNWVQTVGIALDFADVEGVKSKEDVFGVYDANYYFNDSFYGFVLGRVESNGLAATASDTQTDAFLGFGPGYRVVNTPDMTWRVQAGIGVRYEKDGADNSETDTGYIASSRFFYKFNENIFATNDTDILKSDSSLAINNDLGVNFKMTDAFSTRVSYLTEYNDSRAIRTDNKLGVSLVMGF
- a CDS encoding META domain-containing protein, whose amino-acid sequence is MNRLAALALICLAACTPEDPPQSLTAEALAKEWRLVSLNGSAFTAQATLDLRDPEQASGQAPCNRWFAARGGVLPALTLGPVGATRMACPDLQAETAYLTALSQVAAVAVADDNLVLTGADGMRMEFAATP